A genomic stretch from Larus michahellis chromosome 7, bLarMic1.1, whole genome shotgun sequence includes:
- the LOC141746486 gene encoding 3 beta-hydroxysteroid dehydrogenase type 7-like isoform X1, whose translation MIGSWQQTSLYSSTTKTTSEMDRAWVYLVTGGCGFIGERIVELLSQQDYIKEVRVFDSAAREEVEKFTTATTYVTVMKGDIRDYNLLLATMRGVHVVIHTAAIMDYRNTVPFWEMRDVNVGGTENVLRACCDLNIPYVVYTSSIAAVGPNISHEPMFRGNEDTKYSGEVELPYGKTKAMAEKLVFEANGKKLSNGGKLTTCIIRPNTVYGEKASFLQELYLLAKARKGVLNYLEPENTERNNTYVGNVAWMHVLAARNLQLKPDILAGQVYYSYDDTPTRKGFLIRHQLLSSMDPSVRLGSHIPYWKMWLMIQLHRIIKVILYPFWKPPAFINLPLLNTIVTTFSYETDKAWRHFGYKPLFTWEESKHRTVQWLKAAAGNLEPPQPHDKKN comes from the exons ATGATAGGATCTTGGCAGCAAACTTCTCTCTACTCCTCAACCAcaaaaacaacttcagaaatgGATAGAGCCTGGGTCTACCTGGTGACAGGAGGATGTGGTTTTATAGGGGAGAGGATCGTAGAGCTCCTGTCTCAGCAAGACTACATCAAAGAAGTCAGAGTTTTTGATTCAGCAGCAAGAGAAGAAGTAGAAAAATTCACCACAG CTACCACTTATGTGACAGTGATGAAAGGAGACATTCGAGACTACAATCTGCTCCTTGCTACCATGCGGGGAGTTCACGTGGTTATTCACACAGCTGCTATTATGGACTACAGAAACACTGTGCCCTTTTGGGAAATGAGAGATGTCAACGTTGGGG GTACTGAAAATGTGTTAAGAGCCTGCTGTGACCTGAACATCCCATATGTTGTCTACACAAGCTCCATTGCTGCGGTGGGACCCAATATCTCACACGAGCCCATGTTCAG AGGAAATGAGGACACCAAATACAGCGGGGAAGTGGAGCTGCCTTATGGGAAGACAAAGGCCATGGCAGAAAAACTTGTATTTGAAGCCAACGGAAAAAAG CTGAGCAACGGTGGTAAACTCACAACCTGCATTATCCGTCCAAACACAGTGTATGGGGAGAAAGCATCGTTTCTTCAAGAGCTGTATTTGTTAGCCAAAGCCAGGAAAGGTGTGTTGAACTACCTGGAGCCTGAAAACACAGAGCGTAATAACACATACGTGG GGAACGTCGCATGGATGCATGTTCTTGCAGCAAGGAACTTGCAACTGAAACCAGACATACTCGCAGGACAAGTGTATTATTCCTATGATGACACTCCAACAAGAAAAGGTTTTCTGATAAGGCATCAGCTGTTGTCCTCTATGGACCCCTCAGTGAGACTAGGCTCACACATCCCTTACTGGAAGATGTGGTTAATGATACAATTGCACAGGATAATCAAGGTTATCCTGTACCCTTTCTGGAAGCCACCGGCTTTCATAAACTTGCCTTTACTGAACACAATAGTCACCACCTTCTCCTATGAGACAGACAAAGCCTGGAGGCACTTTGGGTACAAACCCCTCTTCACCTGGGAAGAGAGCAAGCACAGAACTGTGCAGTGGTTGAAAGCAGCTGCAGGGAACCTGGAACCCCCCCAGCCGCATGACAAGAAGAACTAA
- the LOC141746486 gene encoding 3 beta-hydroxysteroid dehydrogenase type 7-like isoform X2, translated as MKGDIRDYNLLLATMRGVHVVIHTAAIMDYRNTVPFWEMRDVNVGGTENVLRACCDLNIPYVVYTSSIAAVGPNISHEPMFRGNEDTKYSGEVELPYGKTKAMAEKLVFEANGKKLSNGGKLTTCIIRPNTVYGEKASFLQELYLLAKARKGVLNYLEPENTERNNTYVGNVAWMHVLAARNLQLKPDILAGQVYYSYDDTPTRKGFLIRHQLLSSMDPSVRLGSHIPYWKMWLMIQLHRIIKVILYPFWKPPAFINLPLLNTIVTTFSYETDKAWRHFGYKPLFTWEESKHRTVQWLKAAAGNLEPPQPHDKKN; from the exons ATGAAAGGAGACATTCGAGACTACAATCTGCTCCTTGCTACCATGCGGGGAGTTCACGTGGTTATTCACACAGCTGCTATTATGGACTACAGAAACACTGTGCCCTTTTGGGAAATGAGAGATGTCAACGTTGGGG GTACTGAAAATGTGTTAAGAGCCTGCTGTGACCTGAACATCCCATATGTTGTCTACACAAGCTCCATTGCTGCGGTGGGACCCAATATCTCACACGAGCCCATGTTCAG AGGAAATGAGGACACCAAATACAGCGGGGAAGTGGAGCTGCCTTATGGGAAGACAAAGGCCATGGCAGAAAAACTTGTATTTGAAGCCAACGGAAAAAAG CTGAGCAACGGTGGTAAACTCACAACCTGCATTATCCGTCCAAACACAGTGTATGGGGAGAAAGCATCGTTTCTTCAAGAGCTGTATTTGTTAGCCAAAGCCAGGAAAGGTGTGTTGAACTACCTGGAGCCTGAAAACACAGAGCGTAATAACACATACGTGG GGAACGTCGCATGGATGCATGTTCTTGCAGCAAGGAACTTGCAACTGAAACCAGACATACTCGCAGGACAAGTGTATTATTCCTATGATGACACTCCAACAAGAAAAGGTTTTCTGATAAGGCATCAGCTGTTGTCCTCTATGGACCCCTCAGTGAGACTAGGCTCACACATCCCTTACTGGAAGATGTGGTTAATGATACAATTGCACAGGATAATCAAGGTTATCCTGTACCCTTTCTGGAAGCCACCGGCTTTCATAAACTTGCCTTTACTGAACACAATAGTCACCACCTTCTCCTATGAGACAGACAAAGCCTGGAGGCACTTTGGGTACAAACCCCTCTTCACCTGGGAAGAGAGCAAGCACAGAACTGTGCAGTGGTTGAAAGCAGCTGCAGGGAACCTGGAACCCCCCCAGCCGCATGACAAGAAGAACTAA